A single Pantoea rwandensis DNA region contains:
- the gspE gene encoding type II secretion system protein GspE, which produces MPQPNTPLQILCARYQAVMLQHDATSLRVAVAETPDPLLLEALQFASQCKVEVECWPAARLEQLLHNPDDSATIHEPAATETAINAVEQILRQAIQRRASDVHFEPQQHGLRVRFRIDGVLHKLSHLPDAPTAAVLARLKILGGLDIAERRLPQDGQFTLNLDDQQAAFRLSTLPISHGEKAVVRLLQSENSAITLDKLGMPVAQLRLLKHALAKPQGLILVTGPTGSGKTFTLYSGLSALNVPDKNVCSVEDPVEIPLEGINQTQIQPRSGLDFNRVLRALLRQDPDVIMVGEIRDAETASIAVKAAQTGHLVLSTLHTNSTAETLTRLRQMDIPGYLLGPALQLVIAQRLVRRLCEHCRQPAQALAHLPHDIWPGTLQTWRAPGCDHCFSGYYGRLALFEVLPMSNKLQNAISADMPLEHIISLASEGGMKTLLAAGLEAVSRGDTSFEEVQRVVGLEDG; this is translated from the coding sequence ATGCCACAGCCCAACACCCCACTACAGATATTATGTGCACGTTACCAGGCTGTGATGCTTCAGCATGACGCGACATCACTGCGCGTCGCAGTGGCCGAGACACCCGATCCGCTGCTGCTGGAAGCCCTGCAATTCGCCAGCCAGTGCAAAGTCGAAGTCGAGTGCTGGCCTGCGGCACGACTGGAGCAACTCCTGCACAACCCTGATGACTCGGCGACGATACACGAACCGGCCGCCACCGAAACAGCGATTAATGCCGTTGAGCAGATTTTGCGTCAGGCGATCCAACGCCGTGCTTCTGACGTGCATTTTGAACCTCAGCAGCACGGGTTACGCGTCCGATTTCGTATTGATGGTGTTTTGCACAAGCTGTCACATTTGCCAGATGCACCAACGGCTGCGGTGCTTGCCAGACTGAAAATCCTCGGCGGGCTGGATATCGCCGAGCGTCGCTTGCCACAAGATGGGCAATTCACACTGAACCTTGACGATCAACAGGCCGCATTTCGCCTCTCTACTTTACCCATTAGTCACGGTGAGAAAGCCGTGGTGAGACTGCTGCAAAGTGAAAACAGCGCGATCACACTGGATAAACTCGGCATGCCGGTTGCCCAACTCCGGTTACTGAAGCACGCGCTGGCTAAACCTCAGGGACTGATACTGGTCACCGGGCCTACCGGCAGCGGTAAAACCTTCACTCTCTACAGCGGATTAAGCGCTCTGAATGTGCCGGATAAAAATGTCTGCAGTGTAGAGGATCCCGTTGAAATTCCTTTAGAGGGCATTAACCAGACGCAAATCCAACCGCGTAGCGGGCTCGATTTTAACCGTGTACTGCGGGCTCTGCTGCGACAGGATCCGGATGTGATTATGGTGGGTGAAATCCGCGATGCCGAAACGGCCAGCATTGCCGTTAAAGCGGCGCAGACCGGGCACCTGGTGCTATCAACATTGCACACCAATTCGACGGCGGAAACACTCACTCGTCTGCGACAGATGGATATTCCCGGTTACTTGCTCGGCCCGGCCTTACAGTTAGTCATCGCGCAGCGTCTGGTACGACGGCTCTGCGAGCACTGCCGCCAGCCAGCACAGGCCCTGGCACATCTGCCACACGACATTTGGCCTGGCACCTTACAAACCTGGCGCGCCCCAGGCTGTGACCACTGCTTCTCGGGCTATTACGGGCGTCTGGCGTTATTTGAGGTACTGCCGATGAGTAACAAATTACAAAACGCGATTTCAGCTGATATGCCGCTGGAGCACATTATCTCACTGGCCAGTGAAGGCGGGATGAAAACCCTGCTCGCCGCCGGGCTGGAGGCTGTGAGTCGCGGTGACACCTCCTTTGAAGAAGTTCAGCGGGTTGTGGGATTGGAGGATGGCTAA
- the hofC gene encoding protein transport protein HofC has product MANLYHYRWQALDTQGSLRQGTALVASQEVLLQQLSDRGVLPVSWQRGKCWRTRDWKWQHKIDLIRQLATLLKAGLPLAESLTLLAEGHPHAGWRELLNELQRRVMAGEPFSSALRAWPQIFPALFPALMEVGELTGQLDECCRQLAVQQSKQQHLRQKVVKALRYPLFILLVTLAVSAGMLLFVLPEFVSVYASFDAPLPAFTAAVMSLSAFLQQAAIPLALTIMCILFGARWLYRGSVHWQIRVHRWLLRLPLLSTLWRGGQLSQIYAVLQLTQQAGLTLLQSLQAVEVTLGSPLWREAIIALQRHIAGGSPLHQAMQHHLLFTALCAQLIRVGEEAGALDVMLARLAEWHEAQTLMRADALAASLEPLMMIVIGGIVGTLVIAMYLPVFGLGDAIR; this is encoded by the coding sequence ATGGCTAATCTCTACCATTATCGCTGGCAGGCGCTGGACACCCAAGGTTCGTTACGGCAAGGAACCGCATTAGTTGCCAGTCAGGAAGTGCTCCTGCAGCAACTCTCAGATCGCGGTGTGCTGCCGGTTAGCTGGCAGCGTGGAAAATGCTGGCGCACGCGTGACTGGAAGTGGCAGCACAAAATTGACCTTATTCGTCAGTTGGCTACCTTGCTCAAGGCAGGATTGCCGCTGGCGGAGAGTTTGACCTTGCTGGCTGAGGGGCACCCGCATGCTGGCTGGCGCGAACTGCTTAATGAATTGCAACGTCGGGTCATGGCCGGAGAGCCATTTTCTTCTGCACTTCGCGCCTGGCCGCAGATCTTCCCTGCGCTGTTTCCGGCATTAATGGAAGTGGGTGAACTCACCGGTCAGCTCGATGAATGCTGTCGCCAGTTGGCGGTACAGCAAAGCAAGCAACAGCACTTGAGACAGAAAGTGGTTAAAGCTCTGCGCTATCCACTGTTTATCTTGCTGGTAACGCTGGCGGTGAGTGCGGGTATGTTGCTGTTTGTGCTGCCCGAATTTGTCTCCGTATATGCCAGTTTTGATGCCCCCCTTCCCGCCTTCACCGCCGCCGTGATGAGTCTGTCAGCGTTTTTACAACAGGCGGCGATCCCCCTGGCGCTAACGATAATGTGCATATTGTTCGGCGCAAGGTGGCTTTACCGTGGTTCCGTGCACTGGCAAATACGTGTTCATCGCTGGCTATTGCGTCTGCCGTTACTTTCAACACTCTGGCGGGGTGGTCAGCTCAGCCAGATTTACGCCGTCTTGCAATTAACGCAGCAGGCCGGACTCACTTTATTACAAAGCCTGCAAGCCGTTGAGGTCACGCTGGGATCGCCACTGTGGCGTGAAGCGATTATCGCGTTACAGCGGCATATCGCTGGCGGCTCACCACTGCATCAGGCTATGCAGCATCATCTGCTTTTCACCGCACTCTGTGCACAACTGATCCGGGTCGGTGAGGAAGCGGGGGCGCTGGATGTCATGCTGGCACGATTAGCGGAGTGGCATGAAGCACAAACGCTGATGAGGGCTGATGCACTGGCGGCTTCGCTCGAGCCCTTGATG